The Melospiza melodia melodia isolate bMelMel2 chromosome 23, bMelMel2.pri, whole genome shotgun sequence genome contains a region encoding:
- the LZTS1 gene encoding leucine zipper putative tumor suppressor 1, whose translation MGSVSSLISGHSFHSKHCRASQYKLRKSSHLKKLNRYSDGLLRFGFSQDSGHKSGSKSSKNEDFFYIKVSQKAHGAQRPDYTVLGGGELAVPAGSGSLDFGTPTPQKLMPFPSQLEVGGEKPLPRPTAFKPVLPRSGAILHSSPESGGPLAQQLHPPEKAKEQELRPLPCSGGLSDSGRNSMSSLPTHSTSSSYQLEPLVTPMGPISRFGGSAHNILQCAIIQDSNMMSLKAMSFSDGGNKILNPGKAPQHRTAAEKSACMRSPIATDESTIQELEQKLLEREGELQELQSSFEEKEISSCQAYEEKQRRCKEELEGLKQKCNSKLKQTSQKTQRTQQVLHLQVFQLQQEKQQLREELEKLMKEQNLLETKLRSYEKEKTSFAPALEETQWEVCQKSGEISLLKQQLKESQTELTTKTTEILSLKAQLKEVRLKMEGLEMKSQELEVSLRTKAMELEVCENELQRKKNESELLREKVNLLEQEILELRSELAALREQLQGLPRPGGDDAQALQGQLERLRAELKAERDSNEQMSCSFQHERQTWKEEKEKVIHYQKQLQQSYLHMYKRNQSLEKMLQQLAAGEDGKEPIELEIPGGTDVPYEDIIATEI comes from the exons ATGGGCAGCGTCAGCAGCCTCATCTCCGGCCACAGCTTCCACAGCAAGCACTGCCGCGCCTCCCAGTACAAGCTCCGCAAGTCCTCGCACCTGAAGAAGCTCAACCGCTACTCGGACGGGCTGCTCCGCTTCGGCTTCTCGCAGGACTCCGGCCACAAGTCCGGCTCCAAGAGCAGCAAGAATGAGGATTTCTTTTACATCAAGGTCAGCCAGAAGGCGCACGGCGCCCAGCGGCCGGACTACACCGTGCTGGGCGGCGGCGAGCTGGCCGTGCCCGCCGGGAGCGGCTCGCTGGACTTCGGGACGCCCACGCCGCAGAAGCTGATGCCCTTCCCCAGCCAGCTGGAAGTG ggcgGGGAGAAGCCGCTGCCTCGTCCCACGGCCTTCAAGCCGGTGCTGCCGCGTTCCGGGGCCATCCTGCACTCGTCCCCCGAGAGCGGGGGTcccctggcccagcagctgcaccCCCCGGAGAAGGCCAAGGAGCAGGAGCTGCGGCCGCTGCCCTGCTCGGGGGGCCTGTCCGACTCCGGCCGCAACTCCATGTCCAGCCTGCCCAcgcacagcaccagcagcagctaccagctggagcccctggtcaCCCCCATGGGCCCCATCAGCCGCTTCGGGGGCTCTGCCCACAACATCCTGCAGTGTGCCATCATCCAGGACAGCAACATGATGAGCCTCAAGGCCATGTCCTTCTCGGACGGCGGCAACAAGATCCTGAACCCCGGCAAGGCGCCCCAGCACCGCACCGCCGCCGAGAAGAGCGCCTGCATGCGCTCGCCCATCGCCACGGATGAATCCACCatccaggagctggagcagaagctgctggagagggagggtgagctgcaggagctgcagtcgAGCTTCGAGGAGAAGGAAATCAGCTCCTGCCAGGCCTACGAGGAGAAGCAGCGGCGCTGcaaggaggagctggaggggctgaaGCAGAAATGCAACAGCAAACTCAAGCAAACCTCGCAGAAAACACAGCGGACGCAGCAGGTGCTGCACCTGCAGGTgttccagctgcagcaggagaagcagcagctgagggaggaGCTGGAGAAACTCATGAAGGAGCAGAACCTGCTGGAGACCAAGCTGAGGTCCTACGAGAAGGAGAAGACCAGCTTTGCCCCGGCGCTGGAGGAGACGCAGTGGGAG GTGTGCCAGAAATCCGGTGAGATCTCGCTGctgaagcagcagctgaaggagTCTCAGACCGAGCTCACCACCAAGACCACGGAGATCCTGAGCCTGAAGGCGCAGCTGAAGGAGGTGAGGCTGAAGATGGAGGGGCTGGAGATGaagagccaggagctggaggtgTCGCTGCGCACCAAGGCCATGGAGCTGGAGGTGTGCGAGAACGAGCTGCAGCGCAAGAAGAACGAGTCGGAGCTGCTGCGCGAGAAGGTgaacctgctggagcaggagatcCTGGAGCTGCGCTCCGAGCTGGCCGCGCTGcgggagcagctccaggggctccCCAGGCCGGGCGGGGACGAtgcccaggccctgcaggggcagctggagcggctGCGGGCCGAGCTGAAGGCGGAGCGCGACAGCAACGAGCAGATGAGCTGCAGCTTCCAGCACGAGCGGCAGACgtggaaggaggagaaggagaaggtgaTCCACTACcagaagcagctgcagcagagctacCTGCACATGTACAAGAGGAACCAGAGCCTGGAGAagatgctgcagcagctggcagcgGGCGAGGATGGCAAGGAGCCCATCGAGCTGGAGATCCCCGGTGGCACCGACGTCCCCTACGAGGACATCATCGCCACCGAGATCTGA